DNA sequence from the Pungitius pungitius chromosome 3, fPunPun2.1, whole genome shotgun sequence genome:
CTTGATTCTATGCCTCTacttttttgtaaaattgatGAGAAGTGGATTCTAGAACTAGATTCAAGTTGTTCAAAATGTTAACTTCTGTTTTCAAGTTTtttgtcattgaaaaaaaatgaaaaaatccaataaaataCTGTTgcttctgatgttttttttaatcatgcgATGAATATGTACATGTCTGAACGGAGTGATACACTTACTTGAGTTGGTTGTTGCACTTGATGAGCTCCTGGATTAGAGCCTGTCTTCTCTCCGAGTCGGTGAGCATCGTCTTCAGACTCATCCGGATCTCACCAGCCGACTTCTTGTCCAGCACAATCAAATCTAAGGACACATGGAGAGTCATGTGACAGAGGCTCATCTAATGAGGAGTATTCAGAGAGTATCTTCAAACATCTCACACCAAGGCCATCATCTTACTAATGACAGCAAAACTGGATGacttatgaagaaaaaaactaagTAGACTGCACAATGAAGCATTTATAGCCTAATTAAATCCGGGAACAATTAAATCATCCCTAGAAATACATGCTTGGGTAAGAATTTGGAATTATTGACTCTTACCTGAAATATTCTTGTTCCCTCCAGGATCTGCAAAATGCACGGGCTTAAAACCATGATGCTGCAGAAGTTTATTGACATCATCCCATTCTACCTGCTCCTGCTGAAATACAGACACAATCAATGAGCAAAAATCACAGAGTAGCGTGCACCCGCTGGAGAGATCTGAGCTCCACAGCTACCTGGAACTGCCTGCTAGTCCACAGATAAACAAATGTCTTATCTCTTGGTTGTAAAAAAGGAGTTATCCCGCTGTCCATGCTGAAATGTCCTCGACTGCAGCACGCGCTTACTTCAATCTTAGCGCAGCTTTCCGAGCCTCCTGTCTAGTGATCAGGTTTCTGCGGTTCCTCCAGCAGAGGAGCTGCCACTCCGGCACTACAGCGGTTAATGAAAGGCGACCCATTGCTCCTCATACAACACTCGTTGGTGATATAAAATATAACATACGTTAGTGTTGACTCACCTGCTCCATCGTTTCACCCCACTGCAGGAGAGAAACAGTATGCGCGGTGTTGGTTGGAGCTTCAGTCAGGTGCAATTCTGGCATTGAATTCAGTTAAAGATCGGTCAATATTACGATGCTGAGCGGTTACTGACAAAACACAGCTACCATTTAGAAAAGAATACAATTACGGAATCGTGCCATATTCGGCATATAAGCAGCCAACACAGCGAGACGTTCTCAAAATCATAATTAAATGGCATACTTTTAATGGAGTTTGTCAACAAATGGATATAACGTTAAATGACATTACGTTGACATTATGTTGATTCAATATACTGATATCCGCGATGGGGGGGAACCTTTTCTACATCAACTGTTACGTCCACTTAGAAAACATAACGGAAGTCGTTATTGACGTTAGCTCGGTTAGCTTCGGCAGCTAACACATCATATAggctgtgtgtgttactgttgtCGGACTGTGATAGTTTGTGGCATTAGATACTCGGTAAGTTACCAATTGTTGGTGCTGCCGTTTGCCGGGACCGGGTACCCTGATACcgctcagcagcagctggtttACAGCAACTGAAGTTACGGGCTACTCATTCAACTTGCCACAAAACGCCTCTTCTATCGTTCAAAGAAAAGGCACTGTGACGAAATCGTTTTTAACCAACAGGATGTGGCTGTTCAGGACTTTCACCAATTGGCATTAAGTTCCACCCTTAGTATCACTTACAACCGCCCTTCTATGCTATGATTGGCTAGTGCTCCTGTACTGACAAAAATGATTTCTTTTATTGGTTTTAACAacaattaaataatataaacgACGCATACTACCATAGTTAGTATTGGTTTTATTTCCCAAAACTCTGCCATCCTTTCTAAGACTGAATACATCCTCTTTAAATAGACTTCCTTCTCTTTTATAAACTAGTCACATGCCACAATGCCACTATCCAGACGATTGGTTATTGGCTTGTTTAACTgaagattaaataaatacagtgtCAAATTGTGGTACTGCTGAGTTCTTAAAATTAACTTTGATTTCATCTAGCTCCTCTACTTCATGAGGACAGAGAAGCAATGGCTTTAAAACTTTACTTTATGTTCAAATGTTtcacttttgactttttttttcttttgctgtgtaGTGGTGTTGTGTTTACATTGTGTCCGTTTGTCTAtgaattttaattacatttccttttgagatttttttAGGCTGCCTTGAAAGCATCTGGCTGGTTACAGCAGATGGAATTAGCCTATGTGGCTAACTCTGGCTCACTTACAGTACAACTGTTGATTAGTGTGCattgtccctgcaaaataaaggaataaatacatttgacgAGTTACAATTTATTTCCTTCTATTGAGTGGTCTCAGATATCAATTTATTCACTTTACATATAATCTTATAGTGTAGATCAAAGCCTTAATACAGTAGTCAATCTGTAAACAGCAATTTCCAAATCTCGCCAGGGATTCTCATTTGGATTGAGGTCCGGGAATTTTAAATGTTCTGATTTAAACCATTCCATTACAGCTCTGGCTGTATGTTTATGGTCATAGTCCTGCTGGAATATGAACCTCCAAACCAGTATCAAGTCTTTTGCAGACCACATCATATTTTCTTCAAGGATTGCCCTGTATTtggctccatccatctttccttctttctaaTTCAGACTAGTTTTCCTGCTCTACCTGCTGAAGAGAAGCATCCCCACAGAATGATGCTACCATATTTCAATGTTGGGACGGTTTGCTCAGGGTAACATTGTACGCATTCATGCAGTGTTGGGTCTCCAACACACAAAGTGTTTTGCATTGAGGACAAAATGTTCGATTTTGGTCTCTTTTGACCAAAGCACTTTCTTCTACTTGTTTGCCGTGTCTCCCACATGGCTTGTGGCAAACTCCCTCTTCCATAACTTAAAAATACATGATATAGAAAACTCTGGTTTCAAATGAACTATAaatatcaaatgaaatgaataaaagcttCACATGCATCTGTCCCAGTAACCGAGATAATTAACAAAGACACAAGTAGAATTAAATCTACacaatacatatacatatactgcCACCTTGTGGTAGACGCGTGTACTAATTcccttaaacttttttttactgcagcaaaagctcaagacaaataaaaaaaaacaggactttGATTAAATTCTATTATTAACCGTATTTCATCTAACAGTGCACCgattaataaatattaatagAGATATTTATGAACAACTGAATGagcaactctctctctcctcacgaGAGCTTCTGTTTCAAAACATATCTGCGCCGAATACTCCACCCGGTGGTTATAACTCATaggcaaaaaaaaccctctaaACCCCCCTAAAGTGAAATGAACCGACACTCTCGGTCGGTCACCGCACAATTCCAGAGAAAACTTGTAAGTCTTCCATTAGTTTAATATCTGTTAGATAAAGTCACGTGCGTTTCTTCATTAGGTTTCCCGTGAGCCGCCCCTGTGACGAGGTGGCCACACCCAGTGGAGAAGTTGACTCACACCAACCAACCGAGAAATCGGACAccagccgagccgagccgagccccGCAGTCTGCACCCGGACTGAAGGACACGAACACCCGCCGCAGGTTCTCCATCCGAAGCGAACGGAGCTCGCAGAAGTTACGGCCACCATGGCGGGCTGTCTGAGGGTCGCTGTGCTCCTTCTACTGGTTACTGGAACCTTAACGCAGGACGGTAAGATCCACAGTGCAGCGCCGGTATGTGGAGTTCTGATAGTGGTGTTtttcactggtgtgtgtgtctgaaggtAACGTGGGTGAGGTCTTGAAAGTTCACAAAGGCCACCAAATGTAAGCCTGTAATACAGTTGCTTCTATGGTAGTAGTCATGCTGTTAATAATGCGTTAGTTATTACGTTagaacagagaggagggggtaCATGGTCTTTAAACTGAAACTTCCACACTGCACGCCTTTAAGGGGACCCCTGAGGACCGAGTTACGTGCTCCTCGGACAGGACCTGATCCACAAAGGTGAAGCCTGGGTCCGGGCTTAGGTCAGCAGTGGATGGAGAACCCATTTGAGCTGAGTTGTGTTGGAGCTATGCAGGCCCCATTTAGCTCCGACGGGAGACTGCAATGTGAACTCTGCCTAAAAATCTGGAAATACTTCAGGAAAAAATCACATGACGAGTGTTGTCACTGGGTATTTTCCatgttctgtgtttttcatCCGTTGTTTGGATACAACTCCTAGTTTGTTCATGTGGTCCATGCATCTTTACACGTGAATGAAAGTGGGGATGATATGAAATGAGATAGTAGAATATGTTGTAGTGTTAAGCTACAGTTcatattttcaataaaaatatCACAGTTGCGAGGTTGCGGACGGTGGGTGGTGCCCAGTTTCAGCTTGTTCTCATTTTATAGCTGAACAGTGGACTAGAACATGATGTTTACAAGGCCCCTCATAGCCAAACTCACTCCCTAAGGGACATCTTAAGCTGCAGAATGTAATTGTGTCTTCATTTCTGTGGCAGGGCCTTTCCTGTTTACATGACAAAACCCGGGCTTAAAGAAAAAGAGACCTGAGTTCCCTGACCTCGACCCCATTCAACCTTTCAGATCAACTGGAGCGCTATCTGCGCTATCTGCGGGTCACTTTTTCTGAATTTGTTCACTCAGTAATTATTGTAATCATGAGTTTACAAGcagtcttcaatacagcatgatattCATACAGTAAATCATGGTCCATTAACACTGATGGACACTTGCTTACACAGCATCTCCTGGTctgggtgtctgtgtttccaTCTCACAATTTAAACTATTTCATCGAGATCTTTCTATGGAAGCTCATTGGTTGTACTTAGCTCTGCCCTAAACATGTCAAACCACCAGGGGATGTGCCTGTTACTTTGTCCTCTTCTCATACACATTCTGTGATTGTGCTTCATTAGCCCATTGCAGCGTGAGTTGGTTAAGTCACGGCTGTAAGGGAACAATAACTGCGGAGAAATAAAACCAGACACCATTAGCAACGGCTCCAATTTACCTCATCTGTCAGAACGAAGCCAATAACCACAAAGACAATATCCGGGCTGAAGTTTTTTCGAGTACCGGTACTTGCCTTTGTTTCCGGTGGCAGAAAACCACAGGCACCCACATGAGAATGACTCGGCACGTAACTGGTGGTAGTAGTATGTTGCAGAGATTCCATATCCATTACCAGTGAGGCTTATTTCTGTGATATATTTTGGTATAGATTAGATTAGGTTCAACTTCATTGTCATTGCACTTTAAGCAGCAGGGTTGTAAATATGAATTACAAGGTAGTGCAAATATAGCATAGTTCTGCAAAATTGAAGTGCAGAACTAGCATGTGGAGCGTGATAAACCTAAAAATAATGCTGTAACCCACAAAAGAGAAGTACTTAAGTCAGGTTTCAATAAGGAAATGGAAGGAAGTAAGATGCATGACATACAGTTCTTTTCTGTATGTTTTTACATATAAAATAATGGTAAGAAGGACCGTTCATACATACCCAAAGTGGTTTTATAAGAGCGATCTGATAATAGTGACCTGGTTAGGTTTTCCTAACACCTCATAACTGATATTTAATATTCAGCTGCTATATTGAAACAGAAGAATCTTGTCAGCTGAACCCGGCTTCTAACCCCTGATAGTATGAGGCATGAAAGCGCtcatgctgctgcttctccatggAAGCAGGTCCTAAAGATTCAACCGTTGATCTACAGACGCGACCCGGAATTCCCGTTCCTGAAATGATCTGACACTTTGTGACATGAGAGAAATATATCCAATTTGATTGGTCTCACTATAGACATGAGCAAACAAACTGTGATGGAGCCTTTGTACTCGTGTACCGCGCCCACGGTTTATGTGTTGAACTACTAGGAGTACCAGCGAGTTCCACATGGCTCTTTGTTTCTGGGTTCTACTTCAAGACTGAAATTTATGCATTCATTTTTGCAGCTGCTTCAAGAAGTAGCCAGTCCCTTTTTCAAAGGACTAATGGCGTGTACCTGGCAGTGTGGCAGGTAGCGTTGTAGGGATGTGATGCATGTTGAACCACAGAAAGTTACCTATCATGGAGGTCAGAGCTTCACAAATGAGAGACAGCGTCCCACTGCCTCCTGGGTAAAAAGGGTTGGCCTCTGCTCTGTCTGTGGGGGTGAAGCGACTCCCTGTTCTTAGTGACTCATGGCTCAAAGCTATCCGGTGTATCATGCAGTGTTGCCATAGGAACCAAGCAAAACAGTGCAGTGCACTCCTTACACCCAAACACTGAACACATGTGCTTCCACTACGAAGGCGAGACCTTCTGGTCAGCTGATCTATTGCTGATGTCCAGAGTGCAACCCATTAACAGTTTTTAATGATGTTCCTCATGTCTTCCTCTCACAGAGTTCAACCTCTTCGATGCTTTGGAGCCGACAAGTGAGTGCTTTCTCTGCACCAGGACATAACACAATAGTTCAGATGTGTGAAGTGGCTTTTACAAGGTTCTGATCCATAATCATTGTGTATTCCCATTGTAACCCCTCTCTACCAGTCACTGTTTGCTGTGTTGCTCTTTTAGATGATATGATAAGCTGTTGATGGGTGTTCCCTTTAAAGATTTTCTTCAATGATCAGAGAGGCAGCTGTCGCTAAGGTTAACGTTTCCATGTGCGCAGTAATATCACATCATAGTACAGCTAAtactaataattaataataaataacggAACTCAACTTTAGGCTTCTGAAATAATCAACAAGGTTGCGCTGCTGTTCCTCTCAGCTCTGCTGTGTTATATATTCTAGTGAATAAAATTGATATTTTCCCCATTAATGACCTATTATTTGATCCTTTCAAAACTATTTTGCCTGAACTAACCCATTTAAAACTCTATGGTCCCTGAGCAAACCAAAGGCCCTAACTGATGACGCAGCGTTTTTCCTCAGGGGGCTGTCTGATGGCTCGCTGATGGTTTGCGCAGTGAGACATGCATGTAGCCTGACTCCAACATGAGGAGTATGGGGAAGGAGCTCATAGTAATGTCCCTGTGCTTAGAGGGAATGTTTCATCTATATATAGCCTGGTCCACATGGTTAGTAACCTGACCGGGACCCGGGTCAGACACGGTGAATCCCATTGGATAAGGGCGTTAATGTGGATTTTCGGTCTTTGTGCTAACATGGATGATAGCCATGTGTAAGTAAGCTAATTCTCCATCAGCTAAATACCACACAATCCAATCTGACTCGTAACgggtcatttgtttgaagatTCATTTATGTACTTTAGGTTTTCTTCTTCGGGTGGTTGTCGTTGCTCAGTATGAAACTCCACTGATGTCTTAACAAGAGATTGCTTCCATCACTACTTAGCAACCCTTCCTGTTGAGGCAGTCTGTGGGTGCACTGGAAAAAGCTCCTAAGTGGACCTTTAGTTTCCGGTCATAGGAAGTTGGGCTGCTAATAGTAACGCTGCTCACTACTTTCTGTTCCTTAGCGGCACCAACACCTGCAAAGCCCAAAGAGCAGCCGAAGGCCCCGGAGAAGCCCAAAGAGCAGCCGAAGGCCCCGGAGAAGCCCAAAGAGCAGCCGAAGGCCCCGGAGAAGCCCAAAAGTGAAGGTTAGTATCTCTCCACCTGCCACAGAGGACTCTTATGATTCGTCTACCAGAGGAACACAGTGGGAACACTAAAGGGGGACGCGTCTCAGAATCCCACAGATCCGACTGTGGAGGACAATACTGCTGACGTTGATTTTTCTTTCTACTTCAATCCGTATGCCTTTCAATCAGCGACATGTAGCTTTAACTAGGGCCAGGCGGTGTGGCCAAAAATTCtattattgtattttgtatgtCTCTGGTGGCATCGCAGTAAGTCacagtatttctttttctttgagtAAACACATGCAATCCTTCAACAAACTTTCcgataaatcgttttctgatctatcTTGTGTCCAaattttttaaaaccaaaaaccctccacacagcagacagctcctctcttaggcacaagttgtgttggtgcatcacCGGTCTCTCTTTTTATCTTCCTGCAGcgctcttttctgtgttttcatgtggtgtgagttttttctttttgggataGTGGGCGAGCTGTACCCAACATGCAGTTTGGtggctaattaaaaaaaaagtacaattatTATATTAAGCAATTGTGGGTTATTAATTGTCAAAAAGTTATAACCGTAAGGAAATTTAAAACCGGTATACTGCTTGCGTTGCCACCTTCAATACAGAAAATAAGGGACCCCTTGATACTTTCCTTGATACGTGTTAGTATTCGACTCCTCCCACTCTTCGGTCTGTTCCTTCGCATCTGCTTTCGCTTCAGAGTTGGCTGCGGGGCGGTATCGGGAGCTGGTTTCGCCATTTTTTCAAATCGACAATCTGCCAagagacccgccctcctctgaCTGATTGGATTGTTTCACGTTCACAGCCAATCAAACCAATGATGACAGCGAGTATTACTCCATCAGTCGCCATAGGAACCAAGCAAAACAGTGCAGTGTACTCCTTACAACACCCAAACACTGAACACATGTGCTTCCGCTATGAAGGCGAGGACCTTCTGGTCAGCTGATCTATTGCTGATGTACAGAGTGGGTTGGTCTACTTTACAGTTTTTAATGATGTTCCTCATGTCTTCCTCTCACAGGGTTCGACCTCTCCCATGGTTTGGACGAGACAGGTGAGTGCTTTCTCTGCACCAGGACATAACACAATAGTTCAGCTTTTACAAGGTTCTGATCCATAATCATTGTGTATTCCCATTGTAACCCCTCTCTACCAGTCACTGTTTGCTGTGTTGCTCTTTTAGATGATATGATAAGCTGTTGATGGGTGTTCCCTTTACAGATTTGCTAACGTTTCCATGTGCGCAGTAATATCACATCATAGGACAGCTAAtactaataattaataataaataatggaaCTCAACTTTAGGCTCCTGAAATAATCAACAAGGTTGCCCTGCTATTCCTTTCAGCTCTGCTGTGTTCATATTCTAGtgaatgaaattgattttttcCCCATTAATGACCTATTATATGATCCAATTAAAACTATTTTGCCTGAACTAAACCAATGATGGCAGCAAGtattacccaatcaggggcAGAATGGGACGAGTGATGCTGCAACTCGAAAAATACTTTTGAATCAATACGGGATGCTATATAAATTGTGACCTCTGAAATGAACTGTTCTGGGTACTTTTCCCACTACaataggtttttatttttatttttatgaaattACCATGCATTTTCCATGGAGTCGCTTCTTTCTGGCTTTAAACCTGAGTTTTGATTGGACATTAGAGTATGCCAATAATTTATTGGaattcttaattaattaattagtgcAGTTGTAAATTGTTTCCTTCTGTGTTCACTAAATGTCTGCTGACATCTCTTTGTACCCACAGATCCTCAACCCACACCTGGTAAACCTGCTGTGAAGCCACCAAGCAGTGGAGGTCAGTCTTTTTTATCTGCTCATTTTCTTAATCAAATCCAAATTTCAAAGCTCAGAACCTTTGTCCTCTTCACGCTGGTGATGTGGTGGCTCCAGCCTTCCTGTTTTAGGTTGTTCTTCCGTCAATATCTCAGGAACACCTTGAGCTCATTTATTCTAACTTACCACCAAAGGTTTTGTTCCATTTCAAGAAATGATTAGAATGTtttggtcaaaggtcaccaagCTCCCAAACCTACCCGTCCCTccttataaataaatgtgagaGCTATTGGAACACCTTGTTGTTTATGGTCATGGGAAAGTTTGACACTGTGTTGTTCATTTCTTAAAGGTGGAGGATCCTTTGGTGACGGCGACTTATTGGACGTCAGTGGCGGAGACTACAAGCCTGATGGAGGCCACCAAGGTGGAGGTAGGACATCACCACCACCTGCCAAATTCCTCCATTTGTATTATGGAGATAACACTTGTTTACCGTACATATTATTGTGGTGCCTTGATGAGTTGTCAGACGGCAGAGTTTATTACatgtgtgtgccagtgtgtgGCCACACGAATCAAAGTACCTTTCAAACCCAAAGCACTTTCCCTGCATGAATGCTTCCCCCGGCTCATCATTTTTTAACAGTTCACCATGAAGCGAGACTCTCGGCCATGATAGGCATGCATTATATCCCAGCATGCTTGCGTCCAGTCCAAAGTAACACAAGCTGAGTCTCTCCAGATACTTTATTCGTATTATTTATCTGTATTATCGTCATTCGTCCGTGCCAACCTGTGAACCCTGCGTCCTTGTTGGTTTGAAGTGAGGCATTGAACTGGTTTCACACAGGGTGACGTGGTCTCATGGTATGTGCCTTAGTGCTCTAaagctcacatgcacacacacgcctcaCACTGCCAGAGACACGTGCGCAGCCGCACAGATAATCAGCTCCTCGTGAATTTATGCTCGAGGCCACGGCAAAGTTATGCTTGTTGTCCCCCATTTGGGATACGTTCAGtcccagtcaaaagtttggacaccttCTCATGGAATTGAAAGGGAAGGTGTCCAAACtattgactggtactgtatattcGATTAAGTTGGTTCATTAATCCTCAGAAGCTGCCGGTGGGATGGAAAAGCAGGTTGTTCCAGTTTGCATAGCATACCTGTTAACAAGTCTCTTGATTTATGGCCCCATAACTTTGGTACATGGAGGATTTCTCTGTTCATCCATTATGAGGGTTCAGTTCGAAATGGCAGAATCGGACCTTTATGTGATCCTGCACACCCATTTCCATGCCTGTGACATCACGTGATTTCACTGTATGGAGGTCTGGTCTCTTTCTCCCCTGTACCCACGCTGCCTGTCGTGGTGTCTCTGTGCTCTGGTTCAGCCCGGGCATTGAAGTCATTAGTAGTTCTTTCAGCAGAGGGAGGAATGGGAATCAAAAGCCGCAGCCTTACTGGAGCCACATGGCTGGTTTTCAGCCGCTCTGCTAACCCATTATTACTCTGTACTCTGTAGTGTAGTGTGCTCTATGCTACTCTGACTCACCCGTACCTCCTATCCTTTGAATCCAGGTGGAGCAGGGGACTCCGGCTACAATCAGGGTACGTTTCATTCTTTCATTCTACAGGTCATAAAACCATTGCTGTTGTTATTCATGGTTAATAGAGCCTTAACGGCCTCATAGCCGCAGTCCCTCTCTTCATACTTTCTTGATTTTGcattgtctgtctctctctcaggtggAGCCGATGAGCCTCAAGGTTAGTCCATATCCCATTTCTGCCTGTGCTCTTCTGGGTCTATTTCAGTGGGGGCATTGTTATCGCTTCCTGCACACTCGTCTCTCCATCTTGTTGGGAATTTCTAGTTTCCCGCCTGAGAGGATGGGTGTTTTCGTTGCGGGGCCAGCAGTTGTTGTGCTGGTGTTTCTTTACTCGCGGCGGCGATCTACGCTTGTCACTCACTCCGTCACTTGAATCGTGGGTCTTGTCCACATGTTCACCTCACATATGTGGTGTCTCTGAGGATAAACTGGTAGCTGGCTCAGGGTTCTTGTCTCTGGCCTCCCCGGTCCGGTTGTCTCTGGCTAAAACACTGCTTCGATTGTGTGTCGTTGCAGATCCAGAACTTCTGTGGGGCCAAATCCTGAAGACGCTAAACGCTAACATGCCAGAGGAGTTCTTAATGTGGATATCCAACTTAAAGAAAGCGTTGACC
Encoded proteins:
- the cd99 gene encoding CD99 molecule isoform X2 translates to MAGCLRVAVLLLLVTGTLTQDEFNLFDALEPTTAPTPAKPKEQPKAPEKPKEQPKAPEKPKSEGFDLSHGLDETDPQPTPGKPAVKPPSSGGGGSFGDGDLLDVSGGDYKPDGGHQGGGGAGDSGYNQGGADEPQEAGSGKIAGIVSAVGVALLGAATSYFAYQKKKLCFKLKGGVDPESGRGQNDTQSGLQVFSNLLKTS
- the cd99 gene encoding CD99 molecule isoform X1, coding for MAGCLRVAVLLLLVTGTLTQDEFNLFDALEPTTAPTPAKPKEQPKAPEKPKEQPKAPEKPKEQPKAPEKPKSEGFDLSHGLDETDPQPTPGKPAVKPPSSGGGGSFGDGDLLDVSGGDYKPDGGHQGGGGAGDSGYNQGGADEPQEAGSGKIAGIVSAVGVALLGAATSYFAYQKKKLCFKLKGGVDPESGRGQNDTQSGLQVFSNLLKTS
- the cd99 gene encoding CD99 molecule isoform X3, with amino-acid sequence MAGCLRVAVLLLLVTGTLTQDAAPTPAKPKEQPKAPEKPKEQPKAPEKPKEQPKAPEKPKSEGFDLSHGLDETDPQPTPGKPAVKPPSSGGGGSFGDGDLLDVSGGDYKPDGGHQGGGGAGDSGYNQGGADEPQEAGSGKIAGIVSAVGVALLGAATSYFAYQKKKLCFKLKGGVDPESGRGQNDTQSGLQVFSNLLKTS
- the cd99 gene encoding CD99 molecule isoform X4; this encodes MAGCLRVAVLLLLVTGTLTQDEFNLFDALEPTTAPTPAKPKEQPKAPEKPKEQPKAPEKPKEQPKAPEKPKSEGFDLSHGLDETDPQPTPGKPAVKPPSSGGGGSFGDGDLLDVSGGDYKPDGGHQGGGGAGDSGYNQGGADEPQDPELLWGQILKTLNANMPEEFLMWISNLKKALTPLLERAMDLLQAAP